In Magnetospirillum sp. XM-1, a single window of DNA contains:
- a CDS encoding helix-turn-helix transcriptional regulator, whose translation MSIVEHWVDAPEVGRETVIRRHPETFAHHSLGDGADFFHVFAKGVPNINYKKVVMPHDTQLWIRVFLAGGDECIRPGISAPIVTDEERFSVGICRHPASFYRALPGGGSFEHVALALTPDRLRDFFGDTRCPRPLARMLDDRPETLALTPARTAHLGRIVQDVRAAPYRGNALSFFLQGKVLEMLSAVVDLMDEGDSGDDRVLGRERHRLLAARDLLLTDLASPPDLMDVARQVGTSPRRLNEAFRREFGMTVQQWLLDQKMAQAAQFLAVGELSIKEIAYRLGYSHRSAFAAAFAQRFGVPPAGFRDERASVYYAPGTPS comes from the coding sequence ATGTCGATCGTCGAACATTGGGTTGATGCCCCGGAGGTGGGGCGCGAAACGGTGATCCGTCGCCACCCGGAGACCTTCGCCCATCATTCCTTGGGGGATGGGGCGGATTTCTTTCATGTGTTCGCCAAAGGGGTGCCGAACATCAACTACAAGAAAGTCGTGATGCCCCATGACACCCAGCTCTGGATTCGGGTGTTTCTCGCGGGTGGCGACGAATGTATCCGGCCTGGAATCAGCGCCCCCATTGTGACTGATGAGGAGCGGTTCAGCGTTGGTATCTGCCGCCATCCCGCGTCATTCTATCGAGCCCTGCCGGGAGGGGGCAGCTTCGAGCATGTCGCTTTGGCGCTGACCCCGGATCGGCTGCGTGATTTCTTCGGCGATACGCGTTGCCCTCGTCCCTTGGCCAGGATGCTGGATGATCGCCCCGAGACGCTGGCCCTCACTCCGGCTCGAACGGCCCATTTGGGGCGTATCGTGCAAGATGTTCGCGCCGCCCCTTATCGCGGGAATGCCTTGAGTTTCTTCCTGCAGGGCAAGGTTCTGGAAATGCTGTCGGCGGTGGTCGATCTCATGGATGAGGGCGATTCCGGCGATGACCGCGTGCTGGGCCGGGAGCGTCACCGCCTTTTGGCGGCGCGTGATCTGCTGCTGACCGATCTCGCCTCTCCGCCGGATCTGATGGATGTCGCCCGCCAGGTGGGAACTTCGCCCCGCCGCCTGAACGAGGCGTTCCGACGCGAATTTGGCATGACGGTACAGCAATGGCTGTTGGACCAGAAAATGGCGCAGGCCGCCCAATTCCTGGCTGTCGGCGAATTATCCATCAAGGAAATCGCCTATCGGCTGGGATATTCTCACCGCAGTGCCTTCGCTGCGGCCTTTGCCCAGCGTTTCGGAGTGCCGCCAGCCGGATTCCGTGATGAGCGGGCGAGCGTATATTACGCTCCCGGCACGCCCTCCTAA
- a CDS encoding helix-turn-helix transcriptional regulator: MILRLSHARRERLKAMVQLSVSDGRLAETGGDYALVACVSPARLRIILGHGNGHGSSLERLLSGGCEQVEIANSALVRRVAEDLSRTPYRGSAFNLYVQSKVIELLVDEVSTSDESDDQRHAFAVRDILLTDPVSPPSMAEISRMVGVPPRKLNAQFRAVFGMTAFEWLVDWRLVRARDLVMDGGASIKDIAFSLGYSHVPTFSAAFTRRFGMPPTRFQASRNQD, from the coding sequence GTGATCCTGAGGCTCTCCCATGCGCGGAGAGAGCGTCTGAAAGCCATGGTCCAGTTGTCGGTCTCCGATGGACGCTTGGCGGAGACGGGCGGTGATTACGCCTTGGTGGCATGTGTTTCTCCCGCCCGGCTGCGCATCATTCTGGGGCATGGCAACGGTCACGGTTCCAGCCTGGAGAGGCTGCTGTCCGGTGGGTGCGAGCAGGTGGAAATCGCCAATTCCGCCCTGGTGCGCCGTGTCGCCGAGGACCTTTCTCGCACGCCTTATCGTGGATCGGCCTTCAATCTGTATGTCCAAAGCAAGGTCATCGAACTGCTGGTGGACGAGGTTTCGACTTCGGACGAGAGCGATGACCAGCGGCACGCCTTCGCCGTCCGCGACATTCTGTTGACCGATCCGGTTTCTCCCCCGTCCATGGCCGAAATATCCCGCATGGTCGGCGTGCCGCCCCGCAAGCTCAACGCCCAGTTCCGAGCCGTGTTCGGGATGACCGCCTTTGAATGGCTGGTGGACTGGCGTCTGGTTCGCGCCCGCGACCTGGTGATGGATGGCGGCGCCTCCATCAAGGATATCGCCTTTTCACTGGGCTATTCGCACGTCCCCACCTTTTCCGCCGCCTTCACCCGCCGTTTCGGCATGCCCCCGACCCGCTTCCAGGCGAGTCGCAATCAGGATTGA
- a CDS encoding DUF4347 domain-containing protein: protein MTSVPSRRKRLNLGLMALEPRWMFDGAAMADAAPDAAAKALIPDAPAPVQVRTADPAQDGGKKEVVFVDTSVADYQTLEAAVKPGVEVQEIDGGQSGLAQMAKWAETHSGYDSVSVLSHGGEAVLNLGSDYITWTALNDATVQAELAQIGHALAAGGDILLYNCNLAKGDDGQQFIAGLAAATGADVAASDNTTGASSDWTLEKTIGEVTASPLDASSLANYGHDLVGPSAFQIKIDHPSNTNAYINTNASAVDSSGNIYVAGSFDTGVALDSSSPATITSAAQRAGNQAGFIAKYSSSGSFLWSKIVGDSVSPLGTNNPFTSCLGVAVDSSDNVIVTGSFQKTAKFDPGSTNDNITSNGSYDIFVTKFASDGTYGWTKTFGGTGSDNAMDVAVVGGTNIVLIGTFNTSVNFGGTTVTDRGGGNAAYVLCLDAIGATQWVNAYDAYNYPASQAQGTERGYAVDSDGTSIFVSGLISGGSTVNMNPQGTASDLTSSLGGDTMFVQKLNSSGINQWAFALPFSPSSRHSILSHDAAGNVIVAGVYSGTKDFDPSVATHNLSSSGGSTDTYVAKYSGVNGAYIWADSIGGAGTDGGNGIAVIADASNNVYVGGVTNGSSIDLNPAGGGTVSGLSSYSLFQVKLDSSGAYVWGKTGTSSAQINARDILLTGGKIGLVGDMGVGTLGSFSNSGTSMTFNAWNAGFVEGYASDGTPFGGTPPPGPSFTSSATANFAENGTGTAYTAAATGTGTVTYALSGTDAGKFDLNTSTGVLTFKAAPNFEAPGSGASSNSYSVTISATDDNGTASQGVTISVTDVAPAWTAPAPITLNDNSANGAAVATLTGTGDTSGVTWSIQSGNASGLFAINATTGAITVADATKFDVGTTPSYTLSVRETDGTTNADHNITVNVSHVGPTFSSGATTNFAENGAGTVYTAAATASGGTVSYALAGADAGKFNISSTTGAVTFKVPPNFENPASAANSNVYNITINATDNNGTSSKAVAITVTDVAPTWTAPAPVTLNDNSANGVTVATLTGTGDTTGVTWSIQGGNASGLFAINTATGVITVADATKFNFATTPSYTLAIRETDGNTNADHNVTVNVNHFVAAVVAPPPPPPEPKQAPAPAPVVVAPQPAPPPVEQPQTIIRDTTPPPVFAPISAPSQAPVAAPVADAPKAPVAGPVGDSSKTQISEAPKAVAPVTPVVVAPPVIPVVMTTQLTPPTADGGFRVPVVTATQGGPPVEGLLALRPEVQVPPLADGPMKVTIPADAFVHSRSDAVVTLSAARVTGQPLPSWLNFDSRSGTLAGQPPADFKGTMVVRIIARDDKGQEATITVRINGLPEKTGAVRDGNVIKLGHHLRDKPVGKIAFTQQLKLAARNAAVRFS from the coding sequence ATGACTTCTGTTCCTTCCCGACGCAAACGTCTGAATCTCGGCCTGATGGCCCTTGAGCCGCGCTGGATGTTCGATGGCGCCGCCATGGCCGATGCCGCCCCCGATGCGGCGGCCAAGGCACTGATCCCCGACGCCCCGGCGCCGGTGCAGGTCCGCACCGCCGATCCCGCCCAGGATGGCGGCAAGAAGGAGGTCGTGTTCGTCGATACCTCGGTGGCCGATTACCAGACCCTGGAAGCGGCCGTGAAGCCCGGTGTCGAGGTCCAGGAGATCGACGGCGGCCAGAGCGGCCTGGCCCAGATGGCCAAGTGGGCGGAGACCCATTCCGGCTATGACAGCGTCTCGGTGCTGTCCCATGGCGGTGAAGCCGTCCTGAACCTGGGCAGCGACTACATCACCTGGACAGCGCTGAACGACGCGACCGTGCAGGCGGAACTGGCCCAGATCGGCCACGCCCTGGCGGCGGGGGGCGACATCCTGCTTTACAACTGCAATCTGGCCAAGGGAGACGACGGCCAGCAATTCATCGCCGGACTGGCCGCCGCGACCGGAGCGGACGTGGCCGCGTCCGACAACACCACCGGCGCCTCGAGCGATTGGACGTTGGAGAAGACCATCGGAGAGGTGACGGCCTCGCCGCTGGACGCCTCCAGTCTTGCCAATTACGGCCACGACCTTGTCGGCCCATCGGCGTTCCAGATCAAGATCGACCATCCCTCGAACACCAATGCCTATATCAACACCAATGCCTCGGCGGTTGATTCCAGCGGCAACATATATGTTGCCGGTTCTTTTGACACCGGCGTCGCCCTAGATTCATCCAGTCCCGCCACAATAACCTCGGCGGCGCAGCGCGCGGGCAACCAGGCCGGTTTCATCGCCAAATATTCGTCGTCGGGATCCTTCCTGTGGTCGAAGATCGTGGGCGACAGCGTCTCTCCGCTGGGGACAAACAATCCATTCACGTCCTGCCTTGGTGTCGCGGTCGATAGCAGCGACAATGTCATTGTCACCGGCAGCTTCCAGAAAACGGCCAAGTTCGATCCCGGATCGACCAATGACAACATCACCAGCAATGGCAGTTACGACATATTCGTAACGAAATTCGCATCCGATGGAACCTATGGTTGGACCAAGACCTTTGGCGGCACGGGCAGTGACAACGCCATGGATGTGGCCGTGGTGGGCGGAACCAACATCGTCCTGATCGGAACCTTCAATACCAGCGTGAATTTCGGTGGAACAACGGTCACGGACCGGGGCGGCGGCAACGCCGCCTATGTTTTGTGCCTTGATGCCATTGGCGCGACCCAATGGGTGAATGCCTACGACGCCTACAATTACCCGGCATCGCAGGCCCAGGGAACCGAGCGGGGCTACGCGGTGGACTCGGACGGAACCAGCATCTTCGTTTCCGGCCTGATCTCCGGCGGCTCGACCGTGAACATGAACCCGCAAGGCACGGCGTCCGACCTGACGTCGTCTCTGGGCGGAGACACGATGTTCGTGCAAAAGCTCAATTCCAGCGGCATCAATCAGTGGGCCTTCGCGCTTCCGTTCTCGCCAAGTTCTCGACACAGCATTCTTAGCCATGACGCGGCTGGTAACGTGATCGTCGCCGGCGTTTACAGCGGGACGAAGGATTTCGACCCTAGCGTGGCCACGCACAACCTTAGCTCTTCCGGCGGATCGACGGATACCTATGTCGCCAAATATAGCGGCGTCAATGGGGCCTATATCTGGGCCGACAGCATCGGTGGTGCGGGGACCGACGGCGGCAACGGTATCGCCGTCATCGCCGACGCATCGAACAACGTCTATGTCGGCGGCGTGACCAATGGAAGTTCCATTGACTTGAATCCTGCTGGCGGGGGCACCGTCTCGGGCCTGAGCTCTTATAGCCTGTTCCAGGTAAAGCTGGACTCGTCCGGCGCCTATGTGTGGGGCAAAACCGGGACGAGCAGCGCCCAAATCAACGCGCGCGACATTCTCTTGACCGGCGGCAAGATCGGATTGGTCGGCGACATGGGGGTGGGAACCCTGGGATCGTTCAGCAACTCCGGAACCTCCATGACGTTCAACGCCTGGAATGCCGGGTTTGTCGAGGGATACGCCTCGGATGGCACCCCCTTCGGCGGCACGCCGCCCCCCGGCCCCAGCTTCACCTCGTCCGCGACCGCCAATTTCGCCGAGAACGGCACGGGGACCGCCTATACGGCGGCGGCCACCGGAACCGGCACCGTCACCTATGCCCTGAGCGGAACCGACGCCGGCAAGTTCGATCTGAACACCTCGACCGGCGTGCTGACCTTCAAGGCCGCCCCCAATTTCGAGGCTCCGGGCAGCGGCGCCAGCTCCAACTCTTATTCCGTCACCATCAGCGCAACCGACGACAATGGCACGGCGTCGCAAGGCGTGACCATCAGCGTCACCGACGTGGCTCCCGCCTGGACGGCTCCGGCTCCCATCACCCTGAACGATAACAGCGCCAACGGCGCCGCAGTGGCGACATTGACTGGGACCGGCGACACCAGTGGGGTTACTTGGTCGATTCAGAGCGGCAACGCCTCGGGTCTGTTCGCCATCAACGCAACCACCGGCGCCATCACCGTCGCCGACGCCACCAAGTTCGATGTCGGAACGACGCCGTCCTATACCCTTAGCGTGCGCGAAACCGACGGCACCACCAACGCGGACCACAATATCACCGTCAATGTGAGCCATGTCGGCCCGACCTTCAGCTCGGGCGCCACCACCAATTTTGCCGAGAACGGTGCCGGCACTGTCTATACGGCGGCGGCGACCGCCAGTGGTGGCACGGTGAGCTATGCCTTGGCGGGAGCTGATGCCGGTAAGTTCAACATCAGCAGCACGACCGGCGCAGTGACATTCAAGGTGCCGCCGAATTTTGAAAATCCGGCCAGTGCCGCTAATTCCAATGTTTACAACATCACCATCAACGCCACGGATAACAACGGCACCTCGTCCAAGGCCGTCGCCATCACCGTTACCGATGTGGCTCCAACCTGGACCGCTCCGGCACCCGTCACCCTGAATGACAATAGTGCCAACGGCGTCACGGTGGCGACACTGACCGGGACTGGCGACACAACCGGTGTTACGTGGTCGATTCAGGGTGGCAACGCCTCTGGACTGTTCGCCATCAATACCGCAACCGGCGTCATTACCGTCGCGGACGCCACCAAGTTCAATTTCGCGACCACGCCATCCTATACCTTGGCGATCCGCGAAACCGACGGCAACACGAATGCGGATCACAACGTCACGGTTAATGTGAACCACTTCGTTGCTGCTGTTGTCGCGCCACCACCGCCGCCGCCCGAGCCGAAGCAGGCTCCCGCCCCAGCTCCTGTTGTTGTGGCGCCACAACCGGCGCCGCCGCCAGTTGAACAACCACAGACCATCATTCGCGACACCACCCCACCACCGGTGTTCGCTCCAATTTCAGCGCCGTCACAAGCTCCGGTCGCGGCCCCCGTTGCCGATGCGCCCAAGGCCCCCGTTGCGGGACCGGTCGGCGACAGTTCGAAGACGCAGATCAGCGAGGCCCCCAAGGCCGTGGCTCCCGTTACCCCGGTCGTGGTGGCGCCTCCAGTCATTCCGGTCGTCATGACGACCCAGCTTACGCCTCCGACGGCGGATGGCGGATTCCGTGTGCCGGTGGTTACCGCAACCCAAGGCGGGCCTCCGGTCGAGGGGTTGCTCGCCCTTCGCCCCGAGGTTCAGGTGCCTCCACTCGCCGATGGCCCCATGAAGGTCACAATTCCGGCGGATGCCTTTGTCCATAGCCGTTCCGATGCCGTGGTCACGCTGAGCGCGGCTCGCGTGACGGGGCAGCCGTTGCCGTCATGGCTCAATTTCGACTCCCGCTCCGGCACCTTGGCGGGGCAGCCGCCCGCCGACTTCAAGGGCACCATGGTGGTCCGCATCATCGCCCGCGACGACAAGGGCCAGGAAGCCACCATCACGGTGCGCATCAACGGGTTGCCGGAGAAGACCGGCGCCGTCCGGGACGGCAACGTCATCAAGCTGGGCCATCACCTCCGTGACAAGCCGGTGGGCAAGATCGCCTTCACCCAACAACTCAAGCTGGCTGCCCGCAACGCCGCCGTCCGCTTTTCCTAA
- a CDS encoding TolC family protein, which yields MTIVSARMARLLAAVSTAALLSACAVTPTPFTQDEFSAKAKADRAAMFDGQEVMSKPLTLSDAVARVLKYNLDKRAKMMDEALALGQLDLDRFDLLPKLAANAGYTERSAPNATRSRDLYTQTTSTSNPSYSADRFSITNDLGLTWNILDFGVSYFTAQQNADRALIAKEKRRKTVANLVQEVRFTFWRAAAAQVLKGKVTDVIANAERALKDSERVEAEKLKNPTESLRIQKTLLESIRQLEAIDQELTTAKSELAALINVAPGSDFKLDVPANGGMTIPAWDIPIEQMEEAALINNPDLREQDYQSRIAIDDTHKEILKLLPGVTLSFSRQYDSNSFLMDNRWNDVGTKVTWNLINLLAAPDRLAHADSAEKVVDAKRIALRMAVLAQVHVISHQFASAAKQFERADKLWGIESRLAEASGNQQRGGTQNEIERISTETSAIAAELRRFQTYAQMQSAYGKLQSTLGADPVPERVASQSLDGLSGAIVLAMPPVVKADAAPVAAPAVIETVTPDTPAPKPEHQDAMAWLGTFISNGLAKPAEAAPVAAPEPERKDSLGDGLAWLGGKISRLADRVSE from the coding sequence ATGACCATCGTTTCCGCTCGCATGGCCCGCCTTCTGGCCGCCGTTTCCACCGCCGCCCTGCTGTCGGCTTGCGCCGTGACGCCGACGCCGTTCACCCAGGATGAATTCTCGGCCAAGGCCAAGGCCGACCGCGCCGCCATGTTCGACGGCCAGGAGGTGATGTCCAAGCCGCTTACCCTGTCCGATGCGGTGGCCCGCGTGCTGAAGTATAATCTGGATAAGCGGGCCAAGATGATGGACGAGGCCCTGGCCCTGGGGCAGCTCGACCTCGACCGCTTCGACCTGCTGCCCAAGCTGGCGGCTAATGCCGGCTATACCGAGCGCTCGGCCCCCAATGCGACGCGGTCGCGCGACCTCTATACCCAGACCACCAGCACGTCCAATCCCAGCTATTCGGCGGATCGGTTCTCCATCACCAACGATCTGGGCCTGACCTGGAACATTCTGGATTTCGGCGTGTCCTACTTCACGGCCCAGCAGAATGCCGATCGCGCTCTGATCGCCAAGGAAAAGCGGCGCAAGACCGTGGCCAATCTAGTCCAGGAAGTGCGCTTCACCTTCTGGCGGGCCGCTGCAGCCCAGGTGCTGAAGGGCAAGGTCACGGATGTCATCGCCAATGCCGAGCGGGCGTTGAAAGATTCCGAGCGGGTCGAGGCGGAGAAGCTGAAGAACCCCACTGAAAGCTTGCGCATTCAGAAGACCCTGCTGGAAAGCATCCGCCAGTTGGAGGCCATCGACCAGGAGCTGACCACCGCCAAGTCGGAACTGGCCGCCCTGATCAACGTGGCTCCCGGCAGCGACTTCAAGCTGGACGTGCCCGCCAATGGCGGCATGACCATCCCCGCCTGGGACATACCCATCGAGCAGATGGAAGAAGCGGCGTTGATCAACAACCCCGATCTGCGCGAGCAAGATTACCAGAGTCGCATCGCCATCGATGACACTCACAAGGAGATCCTGAAGCTGCTGCCGGGCGTGACCCTGTCGTTCTCGCGCCAGTACGACTCCAACTCCTTCCTGATGGACAACCGCTGGAACGACGTGGGCACAAAGGTTACATGGAACCTCATCAATCTGCTGGCGGCGCCGGACCGTCTCGCCCATGCCGACAGCGCCGAAAAGGTGGTCGACGCCAAGCGCATCGCGCTGCGCATGGCGGTGCTGGCCCAGGTCCATGTGATCTCGCATCAGTTCGCCAGCGCGGCCAAGCAGTTCGAGCGGGCCGACAAACTGTGGGGGATCGAGAGCCGTCTGGCCGAAGCCTCTGGCAATCAGCAGCGCGGCGGCACTCAGAACGAGATCGAGCGCATCAGCACCGAGACCTCGGCCATCGCCGCCGAGCTTCGACGTTTCCAGACCTATGCCCAGATGCAATCGGCCTACGGCAAGCTGCAATCAACCCTCGGCGCTGATCCGGTGCCCGAGCGGGTGGCCTCGCAATCTCTAGATGGGCTGTCGGGGGCCATAGTGCTGGCCATGCCGCCGGTGGTGAAAGCCGATGCCGCGCCGGTGGCGGCGCCCGCCGTGATCGAGACGGTGACCCCCGACACCCCCGCGCCCAAGCCCGAGCATCAGGACGCCATGGCCTGGCTGGGGACGTTCATCTCCAACGGCCTCGCCAAGCCGGCCGAGGCCGCGCCGGTGGCCGCTCCCGAGCCCGAACGCAAGGACTCGCTGGGTGACGGTCTGGCGTGGCTGGGCGGCAAGATCAGCCGTCTTGCCGATCGGGTCAGTGAATAA